The genome window CGCGAGACTTCGCTGGCAGGCAGACGGTAGCGCGGGATATACGCACCATAGCCGATGATTCCCACCGGTCGGTTTGATTTCAACACACGTCCGCTCATAAGGTTCTTTCCATCCTCTCCAGAGTTTATGCAGTCAATTCTTTCAGGATTTCCTGTGCGCGGTCGATGCGCACGACTTTTTCCGCAACCATGCGGCTGGCGACTTTCTCAATCAAATCGCCGACAGCCCCGGCAGCGATAGCCACCTGGCGGGCGTGCAGGCTCATGTGTCCGCGCTGAATGCCCTCGGTTGCCAGCGCGCGCAGAGCCGCCAGGTTTTGCGCCAGCCCTACCGAAACAATAATCTGCGCCAGTTCTGAGGCGCTCTTTACCCCCATCAACTGGATGGCGGCGCGCGCCGCCGGATGCACCCGCGTAGCTCCGCCGACAATGCCCACCGCCATGGGCATTTCCAGCGTTCCCACCAGGTTGCCCTCGCGGTCTTTGCCCCACGTACTCAATGAAGTGTAGCGCCCCAAACGGGCGGCGTAGGCATGCGCCCCGGCTTCCACGGCGCGCCAGTCGTTGCCGGTAGCAATCACCACCGCATCCACGCCGTTCATGATGCCCTTGTTGTGGGTGGCGGCGCGGTACGGGTCAGATGCGGCAAATGCCCAGGCTTCGATAATACCGTCGCGCACGCGCTCGCCGGTGTATCCTTCAAACGCCAGCGCAGAAACAGGGATGGTACAGCGCGCCCGCGCCACCCGCCGCTCGGCAAGGTTGGTGAGGATGCGCAGGTGCACCCGTCCGCCGGTGATGTATTCCACCTTTGGCGCCAGGCGTTCCATGGCGGTGTTGACGGCGTTCGCGCCCATGGCATCGCGCACGTCATAAATCAGATGCACCACCAGATACGCCCCGATGGGCGAGTCGGCAATCAGGCGCACTTCCAGATCGCGCGCTCCGCCGCCCAGTTTTGCCAGCACGGGATCAACGGCAGTGGCTTCGTCCAGCAGTTCCTGGCGGTGTTCCAGAATCTTGAGACGGGCGCTGGCGGGGTCGTCCAGGTCGAGCACCTGCATCTGCCCGATCATCTCCGGCGCGCTGGCGGTGGCAAAGAAGCCCCCGCCCTGCAGTGCCAGTTTTGCCATGAACGAAGCGCTGGCAACCACCGAAGGCTCTTCCAGCGCCATGGGGACAAGCACATCCCGCCCATTGACGCGGAAGTAACGGGCAATGCCCAGCGGCAAGCCGTACACCCCGATGACATTCTCAATCATGTGGTCGGCTTGTTCGGGAGTCAAACCGGGCAGTCCGCTGAGCATTTCCACTTCGCTCAGCGGAATACCCGCCTGCTCGGCAACCCAGCGGCGGCGTTCTTCCAGCGGCAAATCGTAAAATTTCACACCCGTCTCAGCCATTCTCTTCCTCCAGCCCGTACATACTTTGTATAACCAATATACTTTCTTCCCAAAGCAGAAGAAAGGTCAAACTGCTTTATATATAAGGTTTCGACTCTGGCAAAAACTATCAGAATTGAGAAAAGAGCAGTCTCTACCTTCTGGAAAGAGAAAAACACCCCATTTCCGGGGCAATTCCAGGGAACGGGGTGCTTTTTGTGAGAGCGGTTGACTTATGGGCAGGGCGGCGCTTCGGGCAAGTCAGAAATACTCCCGTAGCGGCGAAGCGCCTGCTCCACCTGCCAGGTTCGGCGGGCATCGGCGCAGTTGCCGGCGCGGGTTTCCTGCTCCCTCAGCCATGCCAGCGCATCCAGACGCCCATCCTGCGGGAAAAGCGCAAGAAAATTCGGCGGCACATCCGCGGGAAACACCGCTCGGTTGAGATATCCTGCCAGGTTGTATCCCCTCCAGCCTGAGAAATATCGTTCCAAACCATCGCGCAAGGTTTTTGCCGCCCGCAATGCCCAATCTTCCTCGCCAGCGGCTAAGGCTACCCGCCACTCCACCGCCTGAGGCGCGAAACCTTTTTCACCTGCAAAGCGGCTGAAGGCAATCCGCCGCCGTGCCTCGCTGATGTCCCCTGCTTCCAGCGCGGAAAGTGCTTCCTGCCAGTAAGGTTGCGGCTGGATGAACGCTGTGCCTTCGCGCGCCTGACGGCGCAGAGCGGTTTCTTCCCAGAAAGGACTGCCTGCCAGTATCGGATCAAGGCGCAATCCCTCGCGGTAGGCGGTCAATGCCTGTTCCTGCCAGCCCAACTGCTCGGCAATCCAGCCGGCATACAGGGCATAGGAAGGTTCGTTGCGGGCGCGCGCCCGCGCTTCCTGCAGGGCTTGCCAGGCTTGTTCCAGGTTTCCTTCAGCCACGTACACTCCCGCCAGCGCGGCATGCCAGGGCGCCGGCGCAGGTTCTTGTGCCACCACGTTTTCCAGATGCTCGCGGGAGCGTTCCAGCCAGCGCGCATCACCGCTGGCTTGCCATGCCCATGCTTCTGCCAAGCCCGCCTGAGCGCGGTAGAGGATATCCTGCGGACTGCGCCGTAACACTTCCTGATAAGTTTCAGCCGCGGCAATGAAATCGCCCTGTTCATAAGCCCGGGATGCTTGTACCGCAGGCAACGCCACCCAGCAGGCTCTGGCACTCAGCCCAAGGACAAGCATCACAGGCACGATCAGCCAGACACTGCGCAAGGGCAAGCGCGGCAGATGACCGTTTCTCTCTTCCCATGCCATGGCAACAATGAGCGTTATCCCCCCCATGATGACCGGTGAGAAGGAAATGTCATCTCCAATGCCATGAGCCAGCAAAGAGCACAGAGAAGCCAGGGCAACTGCCCGTTCAATCCTTACAGGTGATTCAGGCGCTGTCTGCCACCAGGCTTTTCCAAGTTGAAAGAGCAATTTTCCCAAAAAGACGAAAAACACCACAAACCCAATCACGCCAAACTCTACCAGCACCTGTAAATAGAGGTTATGGGCATGGGGTGCCAGAAAACCGCCCGGGAAATCACGACTCACATCAAAATAGGCAGGCATAAAATTCCCCACTCCCACGCCCGTCAGCGGATGCTCTTGCCAGATTTGAAGCACATACCTCCAAATTCCCGTGCGCGATTGCGTCAGTGTGCCGGTGCCGTGCGATGGATGAGCGCTGAAATAAGGCACCCCCACCAGAATCACACCTGTTACCAAAACAAGCAACACTCCTGAAACCAGCACCATACGCTTCCAGGAACGACGCAGGAGAGCCCATAATTTCATCCGCGCATCCCAGCCCCAAAGCAGTATCAGGACTCCCCAGACTGCCAGAGCGCCTAACCACCCACTTCGTGAACTGGAAAAAGGCAAAGAAAACGCGTAAAGGATAAGCCAGAGCATGGCTCCCACACGGCGCCCCGTTCCACCCAAGCGCAGATTCAACGCCGCCAGAGGGGCGTAAAGATTCATAACCGCCATAAACGGGTTGGGATGCCCTATGATACTCATCAGCCGGTAGGGAAATGGGGGAAGCGTGGTGTTATTGCCCACCACCTGCCAAAAACCCTGGTACTGCCAGGAAATCTCTGCTACAGCCATGGCGGCAACCCAGCCGCTGACCAGCAAAAGCCCATCCACCACCCGCTGATGCAAAACCCCGCGGCGGAAAAGCACCAGCGCGCCGTAGAACAACACGACATACCCTGTCATGAGAGCAAGATGCTCCCAGCCCAGTTGAATGTGGCGCGACATTGCCAGCGAAAGCGCCCAGGAAAGCGCCCCAAGGGCAAAGACACCTTCCAACCCGGTACGCGGGAGCGGGTCTTTCCCCACCAGGATGAGCAGAA of Anaerolinea thermophila UNI-1 contains these proteins:
- a CDS encoding hydroxymethylglutaryl-CoA reductase, degradative, encoding MAETGVKFYDLPLEERRRWVAEQAGIPLSEVEMLSGLPGLTPEQADHMIENVIGVYGLPLGIARYFRVNGRDVLVPMALEEPSVVASASFMAKLALQGGGFFATASAPEMIGQMQVLDLDDPASARLKILEHRQELLDEATAVDPVLAKLGGGARDLEVRLIADSPIGAYLVVHLIYDVRDAMGANAVNTAMERLAPKVEYITGGRVHLRILTNLAERRVARARCTIPVSALAFEGYTGERVRDGIIEAWAFAASDPYRAATHNKGIMNGVDAVVIATGNDWRAVEAGAHAYAARLGRYTSLSTWGKDREGNLVGTLEMPMAVGIVGGATRVHPAARAAIQLMGVKSASELAQIIVSVGLAQNLAALRALATEGIQRGHMSLHARQVAIAAGAVGDLIEKVASRMVAEKVVRIDRAQEILKELTA
- a CDS encoding O-antigen ligase family protein; the protein is MHSSKVEPRTERLLNVLTTLGVLAGMIFAVGNRLIWASNPQMWAGSLGFFALLSLILLILVGKDPLPRTGLEGVFALGALSWALSLAMSRHIQLGWEHLALMTGYVVLFYGALVLFRRGVLHQRVVDGLLLVSGWVAAMAVAEISWQYQGFWQVVGNNTTLPPFPYRLMSIIGHPNPFMAVMNLYAPLAALNLRLGGTGRRVGAMLWLILYAFSLPFSSSRSGWLGALAVWGVLILLWGWDARMKLWALLRRSWKRMVLVSGVLLVLVTGVILVGVPYFSAHPSHGTGTLTQSRTGIWRYVLQIWQEHPLTGVGVGNFMPAYFDVSRDFPGGFLAPHAHNLYLQVLVEFGVIGFVVFFVFLGKLLFQLGKAWWQTAPESPVRIERAVALASLCSLLAHGIGDDISFSPVIMGGITLIVAMAWEERNGHLPRLPLRSVWLIVPVMLVLGLSARACWVALPAVQASRAYEQGDFIAAAETYQEVLRRSPQDILYRAQAGLAEAWAWQASGDARWLERSREHLENVVAQEPAPAPWHAALAGVYVAEGNLEQAWQALQEARARARNEPSYALYAGWIAEQLGWQEQALTAYREGLRLDPILAGSPFWEETALRRQAREGTAFIQPQPYWQEALSALEAGDISEARRRIAFSRFAGEKGFAPQAVEWRVALAAGEEDWALRAAKTLRDGLERYFSGWRGYNLAGYLNRAVFPADVPPNFLALFPQDGRLDALAWLREQETRAGNCADARRTWQVEQALRRYGSISDLPEAPPCP